Proteins from a genomic interval of Phalacrocorax aristotelis chromosome 3, bGulAri2.1, whole genome shotgun sequence:
- the HINT3 gene encoding adenosine 5'-monophosphoramidase HINT3: MAAMAAGTAEVETVSSGGYDGKCVFCRIARREEPGTALLPCEYEDLVCFRDIRPGAPHHYLVVPVEHMGNCKTLKTEHISIVKRMMEVGKAVLQRNNFSDLNDIRMGFHWPPFCSISHLHLHVLAPASQLGFLSRLIYRVNSYWFITAEQLIERLQTENAAS; encoded by the exons atgGCGGCCATGGCGGCCGGTACCGCCGAGGTAGAAACCGTGAGCAGCGGCGGCTACGACGGGAAGTGCGTGTTCTGCAGGATCGCCCGCCGGGAGGAGCCGGGCACGGCGCTGCTCCCCTGCGAG TATGAAGACCTTGTTTGCTTTAGAGATATCAGACCTGGTGCCCCCCACCACTACCTTGTGGTGCCGGTGGAGCACATGGGAAACTGCAAAACGCTGAAGACAGAACACATATCTATAG TGAAGAGAATGATGGAAGTTGGAAAAGCTGTGCTccagagaaataatttcagtgactTGAATGATATAAG aatgGGTTTTCACTGGCCTCCATTCTGCTCAATATCCCACTTGCATCTTCATGTCCTGGCCCCAGCCAGTCAGCTAGGATTCTTATCCAGACTCATTTACAGAGTCAACTCCTACTGGTTTATCACG GCTGAACAACTGATTGAGCGGCTGCAAACTGAAAATGCTGCCAGTTGA